CACTGGTCAGCACGCCGTAGCCGACGAGTTCCTTGGTCACCGCCTTGACGTGGCGCACGAACTTGGTGTGCGTCGCGTACTCGGCGTTCTCGGCGATGACGTCGTTGATCGTGCAGCCGTTGCCGATGTCCACGTTCTTCACCTGGCTGTCGATGCCGCCGATGATCACCGTCGAGCGCAGGTCCGAATCCGGGCAAACGTCCTGCCCCGGCCCGGAACCGCCCTTGACCACGGAGAACGTGCCGGTGCGCTCGTCGGCGACGTTGCCTTCCTTGTCCGACGCCCGGTACTTGACCGTGTGCGTGCCGACCGCGGTCACCTCGACCGGGGCCGAGTAGGCCGCCCAGGCCGCGCCGTTCAGCTGGTACTCGATCTTGTCCACGCCGGAGCCGGTGTCGGTGGCGGTCAGCGTCACCGTCGCCTTGTCCACGTAGGCCCAGTTCGAGTTCTGCGTGCCGGTCACCGTCATCGAGGTCTTGGGCGGCTCGACGTCACCACTGCCCTCGACGATGGTGAACGCGGACGAACCCTCGGCGGAAGCGTTGCCCGCCTTGTCCGTGGCGCGGAACTTCACCGTGTGCGCACCGAGCGCGGTCACCGGAACCGGTGCGGTGTAAGCGGTCCACGCCCCGCCGTCGAGCTGGTACTCGACCTTGTCCACGCCCGAAGCCTCGTCGGTCGCGTTCAGCCGGATCGACGCCGAGCCGACGTAGGCACCGTCGGAGTTCTGCGTGCCGTCGATGACCGCGGCCACCACCGGCGGGGTGGTGTCTTCGCCACCGCCCTCCTCGACCACGGTGAAGTGCGACATGCCCTCCTGCGAGGTGTTGCCCGCCTTGTCGGTCGCGCGGTGGTGCAACATGTGCGCGCCCGGCGTCGAGACCACAACCGGTGCGGTGTAAGCGGTCCACGCACCACCGTCGAGCTGGTACTCGACCTTGTCGACGCCCGAACCCTCATCCGTGGCGGTCAGCTCGACCGAAGCCGAGCCGACGTAGTTGCCGTCCGGGTCCTGCGTGCCGGTCACCTTCGCGGTGACCACCGGCGGCGTGGTGTCCGCGCCACCGCCCTCGACGATGGTGAACGACGCCATGCCCTCCTGGGAGGCGTTGCCCGCCTTGTCCGTGGCGCGGTAGTGGACCATGTGCGCGCCGACCGCGGTCACCTGGACCGGTGCGGTGTAAGCGGTCCACGCACCACCGTCGAGCTGGTACTCGACCTTGTCGACGCCGGAGTTGTCGTCGGTGGCGGTCAGTTCGACCGCGGCGGAACCGACGTAGTTGCCGTCCGAGTTCTGCGTGCCGGTCACCTTCGCGGTGACCACCGGCGGCGTGGTGTCCTCCCCGCCACCGCCTTCGGTGACCACGAACTCGCCCTGCATCGAGCTGTGGCCCGGCAGCGCGCAGAA
The genomic region above belongs to Amycolatopsis sp. YIM 10 and contains:
- a CDS encoding copper-binding protein is translated as MSRRMLAALAAALTMLGLVVMPASASSPVAAAAQTLTWTSDENVTKYTSAPTTAVAGETTIVFENSVATGNDTGMLHTLTFDNSTPGYNHDAQVNITASPTDANKGRHELTVTLTPGKYRYFCALPGHSSMQGEFVVTEGGGGEDTTPPVVTAKVTGTQNSDGNYVGSAAVELTATDDNSGVDKVEYQLDGGAWTAYTAPVQVTAVGAHMVHYRATDKAGNASQEGMASFTIVEGGGADTTPPVVTAKVTGTQDPDGNYVGSASVELTATDEGSGVDKVEYQLDGGAWTAYTAPVVVSTPGAHMLHHRATDKAGNTSQEGMSHFTVVEEGGGEDTTPPVVAAVIDGTQNSDGAYVGSASIRLNATDEASGVDKVEYQLDGGAWTAYTAPVPVTALGAHTVKFRATDKAGNASAEGSSAFTIVEGSGDVEPPKTSMTVTGTQNSNWAYVDKATVTLTATDTGSGVDKIEYQLNGAAWAAYSAPVEVTAVGTHTVKYRASDKEGNVADERTGTFSVVKGGSGPGQDVCPDSDLRSTVIIGGIDSQVKNVDIGNGCTINDVIAENAEYATHTKFVRHVKAVTKELVGYGVLTSDQRDRIITAAINSDIGMQTSNAV